In Burkholderia lata, the DNA window CTGTCGCACACACCGCGCTACCGCGAGCGCTCGCTCGCCTGGCGATGGCGCGAATGGGCGCTCGCGTTGCTGTGCGTCGTGACGATCGCGGCCTTCAGCCAGGCGATCGTGGTACTCGACTACTTGTGCGTGGCGCTTGCCCCGCCGTCGATCGAAGCCGATCTCGTCCGGTTCGATGCGTTGCTCGGCTTTCACTGGCCCGACCTGTATCGCTGGGTGAGGGCACATGCCGAGCTGCAGCGTGCACTGGCGGTCGCATATCACGGCAGCATCGTGCAGCTGATCGCCGTCCCGTTCATTCTCTCGACCGCGCGGCGACACGACGACCTCGCCGAATTCATGGTGATGTTCGCAGTCGCGTTGCTCGTCGTTGTCGTCGTCTCGACGCCATTTCCCGCACAAAGCGCATTCGTCCATTTCGGCATCGCCGATGCGAACACCGCGTCGACCGTGTCTCACTACGACCTGCTGCGCAGCGGGCAGCTTCGGCTATTCAGCCTGTCCGAATCGCAGGGGCTCGTGTCGTTGCCGTCGTTTCACGTGATGCTGGCGCTGCTGTTCGCGTATGCGGTCCGGCACGTCCGTTACGTGTTTCCCGCGTCGATCGGGCTGAATGTCGCGATGATCGTGTCGACGCCGACACAGGGCGGCCACTACCTGGCCGACGTGATCGCCGGGATCGTATTCGGCGCGCTGTCGATCGTTGTCGTGCGCCGCTGGATGGCGGGCCCGCGCAGCGCCGCGACCACCGGGCCGCGCGCGACGCATCCGACCTGACCGGATTGGCGGCCGGCGTTTTCGCACGGCCCGAGCCTTTCCCGCTTTCTTCAGCTTTAAGCCCGCGCTTCCCGCGCCGTTAACACGGGGCGGCGGCCGGCGCCCGTGCCGGACCGCTTCGTTCCCCGTCGATCCAAGGTCCCATGAAGCTGAGCTACAAGATTCCCCTCGCATTCGCCGTCGCGCTGCTGCTGATGTTCTGTGGCGCGCTGTACGGTATCCATATTCTCAATCGGTCGATCGATACGTTCGCCGAAGACGTGCAGACGAACGTCGGCGACGAACGGCTCGTGTCGGCCACGCTCGTCCAGTTCAAGCTGCAAGTGCAGGAATGGAAGGACACGCTGTTGCGCGGCAAGCAGCCCGGCAAGCTCGACCAGTACTGGCAGGCGTTCCAGACGCGCGAGCGGACGGTCGATACGCTCGCCGCGCAGCTCGTTCACCAGTTGCCGCCCGGCGAGAGCCGCTCGCTCGTCGAGCAGTTCATGCGCGCGCACACGGCGATGGGCGAAGGTTACCGGCGCGGGTTCGACGCATTCAAGGCTGCCGGCTTCGAGCCGTCGGCCGGCGATGCCGCGGTGGCGGGCGTCGACCGCGAACCGGCGGCGCTGCTGGAGCGGGCCGCGAAGTCGATCGCCGACGAGAGTGCCGCCGTGTCGGCGCAGGCGAGCCGCGACGCGCAGCACGCGACCACCGCGAGCCTCGTGCTGATGCTGGTCGTGCTCGGCGTCGCGATGGTCGGCGCGTTCCTGTTCAGCCGCGCGATCCTGCGTCCGCTCGACCGTGCGGTGGCGTGCGCGCAGGCCGTCGCCGAAGGCGACCTGACGCGCGACGTCGACACGGCCGGCCGCGACGAGATCGCCGATCTGCTGC includes these proteins:
- a CDS encoding phosphatase PAP2 family protein, translating into MTNRVPKVLTSIALLTAVIAVADIRGAHGNGMALALGHAAHFAGLAGCAAIAVAAALIVLSHTPRYRERSLAWRWREWALALLCVVTIAAFSQAIVVLDYLCVALAPPSIEADLVRFDALLGFHWPDLYRWVRAHAELQRALAVAYHGSIVQLIAVPFILSTARRHDDLAEFMVMFAVALLVVVVVSTPFPAQSAFVHFGIADANTASTVSHYDLLRSGQLRLFSLSESQGLVSLPSFHVMLALLFAYAVRHVRYVFPASIGLNVAMIVSTPTQGGHYLADVIAGIVFGALSIVVVRRWMAGPRSAATTGPRATHPT